GTGATCCGGTCAGCACCGGCCCTGGAGTCAACCAGGAGGCGCGGCGGTCGGGGCTGAACATGTGCGGGAACGTTTCCGCGTTCGGCCCGGTGGGCCACCGGATGCCGCGTTCCAGCACCAGCACCGGCACCCCGGCTCGGGCCAGTCGCGAGGCGGTGATCGAACCGCCGAATCCGGAGCCGATCACCACCGCCCGGCGGTGCTCCTCCACCGGCGCGGCGGTGGCCGAGCCCGCCACGCCCGCGGTCATCCCCAACGCGGCGGTGGCCGCCGTGCCCTTGAGCAGTTCCCGGCGTCCCAGTGGACCACGCATACCCTCTCCTCGCCACGAATCCGAATGGTGATCATATGAATTCGTTCGAACTCGTGGCGTAGTACTCATTCGATCGTGTGAGGGAGGCGTGAAGTTCGTCCCGGCGCGTCGCTTCGTCGTGCCGTTCGGTCCACACCCGACGGATGCGGTGCGAAGCGGTGGCTGTACCGTCCTGTCGTCGGTCGCTTCCTTCGTTCCGGCGCGGCCGGCGGGAACAGTCTCGGCGTGGGGGAGAGTTGGTTTCGCTCGTGATCGCGGTGCTGGTGTTGCGCAAGGTCCGTTCCTACTGGACGAACCGCAGACGCGTCACGCAGCCTCGGTGAGAACGAAGCCCGGGACGTTCCGGGCGTTTCGTGATGCTTTCACCGGTACGCCGGAAGCGATGGCCCGGTCCGTTTTCGTCGGGTGATCCGGGGCTAATTGTTCGGCCGCTTGTTCTTCGTGGTCGAATCCGTACGACGAACCCGGCGCGATCTCATGAATTCGGTGAAATTTCGGATTGATTTTTTCGGGTCGGATTTCGTGTGTCGGGCCCCCGGGAACGGAGCCCGACAACGAACATCGGTCAGCTCACTGGATGCCGACGTTGATGTTGCTCTTCTCGACCTCGATGTCCTGCTTCTTCCAGTCCCAGCCCCAGAGCCAGAGCTTCTTCTTCTGGTCAACGTCGACCTTGCAGGACTTGTACAAGCACGTGTCGGCCTTGTCCTTCTTCTTGCCCTTGTGCTTGCCCTTCTCCTTCTCCTTGTGCTCGTCCTTGTGGCTGTGGTTGTGGTTGTGCTCCGGCTTCATGTCGTCGGCCGAAGCGACACCCGCACCGCCGATGGCCAGCGGCAGGGCCATGGCACCGACAACTACTGCCCGCGTGAACGAACGCATGCTCGCGCCCTTTCCTTTCGGATTATGGGAATTTTCGTCGGTCGATCCCGCAGGGGTCAATCCTCTTGGGTTCGATCCCATTGGTTCGCCGACAACTCGTTTTTACCCCAGTGGATTTACCGGCGCCGGACGACACGCGCGGCATTCACCGTATTGAGTGTTTTTGGTTTTCTTGTGAATCAAGTTTCGGAAAATCCGCGAAAATCGGCGGGTCGATGGTTGTTCACGTTTCCGGTTGCGCTCGCACGGCGACAGCGGTCGCCTGTCCGACACCCACCCCCGTGGCCGCGATTCCGAATCCACCGCCGCGATGGTTCAGGTGGCGACAAAGGTCGACGACCACTCGCGACATGGACGCGCCGAGCGGATGCCCGTAGGCCAGTGCGCCACCGTGCACGTTCACTCGATCGTGTGGAGCTTCCGGAAGTTGCCGCAGCACCGCGAGCACCAGCGCGGCGAACGCCTCGTTGATCTCCCACAGGTCGACTTCCTCGGCTTGCAGTTCCAGCTTGTCCAGCAACTCGCGTATCGCCGTCACGGTCGCGAGGACGAACCGCTGGGGCGCGCAGGCCACCGTCGTCGTGCCTACCAGCTCACCGAGGGGGGTGACGGCCAACCGCTCGGCCTGTCGCTGGGAGCCGATGAGTGCCGCCACCGATCCGTCGCCGAGCGGAGCGGAGTTGCCCACCGTCACGGTCCCCTCGGTAGAGAAGGCGGGGGGAAACCCGGCGAGTTTGGCCGCGCCGGTCTCCGAGCTCAGCGGTTCGTCGCTGCGCATCGGAATGCCGCCCACGCCGCGCACCGGGAAGACGAAGCCGTCGTGCATCCCGGCGTCCCAGGCCGCCGCCGCGCGGCGGTGCGAGCGCAGCGTGTACTCGTCCATCTCGCTTCGGCCCACACCCAGTTCAGTGGCGATGCGCTCGGCGATCAGCCCCAGCGGAGCCGTCCACTCGGGATCCATGCGCGGATTGATGAGTCGCCAACCGGCCGCCGTCGAGACGGCCTCCAACCGGTCGGGCAGCGCCCGTTCCGGGCGGGGGACGACGAACGGTGCCCGGCTCATGCCCTCCACGCCGCCCGCGACGACCAGCTCGGCGTCCCCGGTACGCACCGCGCGCCCCGCCTGCACGAATGCCTCGCACCCCGAGCCGCACAACCGGTTGACGGTCACGCCGGGCACGTTCTCCGGCAGGCCGGCCAGCAGCACGGCCATGCGTGCCACGTCGCGGTTCTCCTCGCCAGCGCCGTTGGTGTTGCCGTAGATCACCTCGTCGATGGTTCCGGGATCCAGCGGACGCTCGTCCCGGTCGGCGTGTCGGTGCACCAGCTCGGCCAACGGCATGGCGGCGAGGTCGTCCACCCGGATCCCGGAGAGTTCGCCCCGGTACCTGCCGAACGGAGTTCGGGTGGCGTCGAGCAGCATCGCACGGGCCATAGGGCCATGATGCCGCAATCGGGGGTGAGTACTTTAGTTCTTTCGGGTGAGTTCGGCGAATATCCGCAGCCACCGCCGGGCGCTCGCTCACTCTCCCGAGGGGGTTGTCTCCTCGTTCGTGGCGGGCACCGGGCGATGTTCGGCCACCGCCGTGTCCTCGGCCAGCGAAACCACGCGAGCCCCGCTCTCCCCGAGCTCACGCAGCCTGCGCAAGGCGTGCCCGGCGTCGAGTCGCACGGTCGTCCGCACCGGTTCGGCCGGCTCGGCGGGATAGAACCCGGCACGTGCCTGGTGGCCGGAGCGCAGCGTGGCGTTCAAGGAGCCCGTGGAGGCCAGCGCTCCCCGCGCGGCTCCGAGTCGCCCCAGGGTGTCGTCCAACGCGTCCAGCAGGGCCGCACGGTTGCCCTCCGTCATGGCCCGCACCAGATCCGGGTCGGTGGCGATCACTCTCGTCCCGTCCCGGAACGAGCCCGCCGCCAGCGATTCGGCCAGTGGTCCACCGTCACCGCCCACGGAGGCGAGCACGGCCGCCAGCAGGTGGGGCAGATGCGATACCCGCGCCACCGCGGCGTCGTGCTCGGCGGGGGAGGCGGGCACCACCCGCGCGCCGCAGTCCAGTGCCAGCAGTGCCGCTTCCCGCCAGGCGTCGAGACCGGTGTCACCGCCGATCGTCACCGCCCAGAGGGCCCCGTCGAACAGTTCCGCGCTGCCCGCTTCCCAGCCGGAGCGGTCGGTTCCCGCCATCGGGTGCCCGCCCGCGTAACGTGCCGCCGGGGCGGACTCCCGCACCGAGTCGTGCACCGGTTCCTGCACGCTGACCACGTCGGTCAGCAAGGTCGTGGGCGCGTGTCGGTTCACCTCCCGCAGTACCGTGCCGACAGCGGGCAGCGGTGTCGCGAGCACCACCAGCGCGTCCCGCTCCCGAGCGCGCTCCAACGCCCGCTCGGTACTCGACAGCACCTCGTAACCCGCCGCGCGAGCGGCGGCGGCGTCCTCCGCCGAAGTGGTCGCTCCCCAAGCCGGTCTGCCCGAAAGCACCGCCGCCCGGAGCACGGACCCGCCGATCAGTCCCAGCCCGATCACACACACGGCTCGCATGGGGTTCATCCTGCCCTACCCTCAACAACTCGTACCGGAGTGGTGACGGGGTGAACACGCCGAACGCGAATCATTGACTCGGTCGGTGAGCTGTTCGCAATCGTGCTTTCGGGTGGCGTTCGCACGCTTTACCGTGGCGTCATGACGCTCCAGGAGCCGGTCGCGGGGTTCGCGGTTGCCGCCGTTCGTGAGGACGGCCGATGGCGATGCGACATGTTGGACGGTTCGGTGCTGACCGGACTCGACGCGATCATCACCGCATTACGCGAACTGCGCTCCAGCGGAGCCGCGATCGGCATGTGCAACGTGGATGACGAGTTCTTCGTGCTGGTGCGTCCGGTGCCCGGCGGTGTGGAGCTGGCGCTGTCCGACGCGGCGGCCGCGCTGGACTACGACGTAGCCGCCGACGTGCTGGACCTGCTGCGTACGGAGCCACCCGATGAGGAGGACGAGGAGATCTGGCCGGAGGGCAACCTCGCGTTGCTCTCCGACCTGGGACTGCCGGAGGAGGAACTGCTGCTGATCACCGAAGAGGTAGACCTGTACCCGGACGAGCAGCTCGAGATGATCGCGCAGCGCTGCGGCTTCGGTGAGCAGTTCACCGCGGTGCTGGAGAGGTTGTAGTGGCCGGAGTGGCCGTGGGGCTCGGAGCGGTCGTGGTGCCCGGTACCGAACGCGGTGTCGGAAAGCGACGGCGACCGGACGGGCCGGCATGATCGAGGCTTCCGGGGATCGGGAACTGGTCCGTTCCGCGCTCGCCGTGGCACCGGACGCCACGGCGGCGGGGGACGTGCCGATCGGAGCGGTGGTGGCCGGCCCGGACGGTCGGATACTGGCACGGGCGCACAACCGCCGTGAGGAGCTGTCCGACCCCACGGCCCATGCCGAGATGCTGGTGTTGCGTGCGGCTGCGGCCGCCTACGGCGACGGTTGGCGGCTGGGGGGATGCACCCTGGCCGTGACCGTCGAGCCGTGCACGATGTGCGCCGGTGCACTGGTGCTGTCCCGGATCTCCAGGCTGGTCTTCGGCAGCTGGGAGCCCCGTACCGGGGCGGTCGGTTCGCTGTGGGACGTCGTCCGGGACGGCAGGCTCAATCATCGGCCCGAGGTCGTCGGCGGTGTGCTCGATCGCGAGTGTGCCGCGTTGCTGGCGGAGTTCTTCGGCGAGCATCGGGTGTGACTTGAGTCACTATCGCGTGATTCGGTGGAGTTGTCGGGTATGCAGCGGGAGCAATCGGCAACAGGAGGTCGCGATGAGTACGTTCGACAAGGTCAAGCACCAGGCCCAGCAGCTCGCGGGCAGGGCCAAGGAGGCGACCGGCCGCGCGACCGGCAACCGCGACATGAAGGATGCGGGCAAGCGGGACCGGCTCGAGGGCGAGGCCAAGGAGTCCGGCCAGGACATGAAGGACCGTGCCGCGGGTGCGGCCGAGGACGTCAAGGACAAGCTGCGCGGCGACCAGAGCGGTGAGCAGCGCGGCGACCAGGGCGGAAACCGGGAAGGCGGCGAGGACCGGCGCTGAGGGGCACGCCCTCGGGTCGGGACGTCGGTTTCGGTCGAGCGGGGCGACCCGGGAGGGGTGCGGGACCGTGCTCACCCCGAGTGCTCCGGTGCTCCCGTGGCAGGGCGCGAGTGTGGCGCTGCGCGGGGAAAATCGACTCCCTCGACCCCCGTGCTCGATTCGTGAGGGCCGTTCGTTACGCTTGTTCGCGGTAGCGTGTCCGAGCGGCCTAAGGAGCGCGACTCGAAATCGCGTGAGGTGAGAGCCTCCGTGGGTTCGAATCCCACCGCTACCGCGCGTTGACGAGAGCGGCGCCGGATCCCCGAGGGGAACCGGCGCCGCTCTTTCGTGTCGGGGCCCGGTCGGTGCCGGGGTGCCCCTGTCGGTCGCGGCCGGATCAGCAGTTGGCGGGCTTCGACTCCACCCTGGTCTGCCACGCCGGGTTGTCCTGCGGTCCGTCGACCGTCACGTCGTGCACGTACCAGTAGTAGTGCCCGTAGTACGGATCACCGAAGTGCAGCTCGTAGGTTCCGGTGACCTTCTGCCGCATCGGCGCGGCGTAGATGTTCACGGCCTGGTTCGGTCCCAGCTCGTGACGGATCTCGTCGGACTTGGTGGTGCTCCAGCTCCACTGCCGCTCGTAACTGGTCTCGAAGCCCGCCTCGAACACCTCGCCCAGCGTGACGCCCGCACTGATGGTCATGCTCACGTTGGTGGTGGTGCCCCTGGAGGACTGCCAGCCGATGATTCGGGTGGAGGTTCCCTCGGAGCAGTTCGTTGCTCCGCCGACCAGCTCGTAGGAGCCGCGGTGCGTTTCCGGCGGCCCGGAGGGGTGGAACTCGCAGAGATCGGTGTTGCCGTTCTCGCACTGCTGCAGCAGCTGCCGCACGGTGGGGTCGGCCTCGGTCGTGGCGCTCGCGGGCGCGGCCAGTCCGGTCATTGCCAGCGCGGCGGCGCTCAGGCCGACGGCCAGTCGATTGCGCGACTTCATTATTCGTCCTCGCTCAGCTCAGTCCGACGGTCACTGTTCGATCGTTGATGTAGCCGCCCACGTCGGGGTGGTTCTCCTTGTAGGGGCCCGCGCGGTCACCCGAGTCCGGGTAGAGCCAGACCCAGCAGGTGGACCAGGCCTGTACCGAGGAGATCCGGTTCTGCCAGTAGTCGTCCAGATCGAGCCAGAAGTCCACTTCGTCGTTCTTGGGGCACGGTTCCGGTACAGTGATCGTCAGTGAAGAGCCGCCGTACTCGACGTCCTCGAAGACGGTGGCGCCGATGAGCTCACCGGTGGTGTCGGCGATTCGCCGCCCCTGCTGTCGGGCCTCGGCCAACGTCTCGTAGCAGGTGTGATCCCGGGTGGAGACATCCAGCACGCAGTGTTCGTCCGTTTCGGATTCCTGGGCCGCCTGCGCGGTGGTCGCCGTCAGTCCCGCGGCCATCGCGCAGCTCGCCAGAGCCACCGCGGCGGTCCTGGTGCGGAGCCGTCCGGTTCCGGTCTTGGCTCTTGCCAATTCCGTTCTCCTCTCCTCTTCCGGCGGGCGGGTTCGCCGCCTCGGCGGAATCGGTTTAGCGGATTGCACGCGCACTATCGGGGGAGCCGGAAGGCGAGATCCAGGGTCGCGACGCGATTGCCTACTAATGCGGAAGTACCGGGAGTAACGCGTTACTGCTTTCGTGCCCGTGTCGTCCCCCCGACGGGACCAAGCGCCCCCGATCGGCCCGGCGGCCCAGAAGGGCCCGGGGAGGATGAGACGGCGGAGCTCTGGAAGTGAGCGGCGCTCGCCGCGATCCGGGCGGAGCGAGACCGCTGTCGGTGGGGTGCGAGCTCGCCGCGAACGTGCGAAGGGCCGCCGAACGGGTAACCACGAGCCTTGAGGCGTCAGGGCACCGCACGGCGGGTGGGACCTTGAACGGGAAGAGGTGGGCGAACGAGAACGGGCCGGGCGTGGAGTCCACGCCCGGCCCGTCGCCGGCGGAGGATGCGGGATTCGAACCCGCGAGGGCTGTTAACCCAACACGAATTCCAGTCGTGCGCCTTAGGCCGCTCGGCCAATCCTCCGCGAAAGAGTGTACGTGACGGGTTCCGCCGATCTCGCGACCCCCCTCCGGAACCGCTCGGCGGGCGGGTCGCCCCGCGCTGTCTCCCGGGCGATGACGGGGGGTCGGTTCACCGTGGCGGCGGGCCGTTACACTTAACGAGGACTCCGCGCGGCGTCATCCTGTGAACTCCCCCAGGGCCGGAAGGCAGCAAGGGTAAGCGGGCTCTGGCGGGTGCGCGGGGTCCCCTTTTGTCTCGGGCCCCGATCGTTTCAGGGAGCCCGCTCGCCGTCATCGCTCCCGATGCCGAACTCGTCGGTGGTGGCACGTATCGTTGCCGGTGTGGCGCTCGCGCTCTATCGCAAGTATCGACCGGCGACCTTCGGCGAGGTCGTGGGACAGTCACACGTTACGCAACCGCTGCGAACCGCGCTGGCCGCACAGCGGATCAACC
This portion of the Actinopolyspora lacussalsi genome encodes:
- a CDS encoding Ni/Co efflux regulator RcnB (product_source=COG5455; cleavage_site_network=SignalP-noTM; cog=COG5455; transmembrane_helix_parts=Inside_1_6,TMhelix_7_26,Outside_27_102); amino-acid sequence: MRSFTRAVVVGAMALPLAIGGAGVASADDMKPEHNHNHSHKDEHKEKEKGKHKGKKKDKADTCLYKSCKVDVDQKKKLWLWGWDWKKQDIEVEKSNINVGIQ
- a CDS encoding acetyl-CoA acetyltransferase family protein (product_source=TIGR01930; cath_funfam=3.40.47.10; cog=COG0183; pfam=PF00108,PF02803; superfamily=53901; tigrfam=TIGR01930), which codes for MARAMLLDATRTPFGRYRGELSGIRVDDLAAMPLAELVHRHADRDERPLDPGTIDEVIYGNTNGAGEENRDVARMAVLLAGLPENVPGVTVNRLCGSGCEAFVQAGRAVRTGDAELVVAGGVEGMSRAPFVVPRPERALPDRLEAVSTAAGWRLINPRMDPEWTAPLGLIAERIATELGVGRSEMDEYTLRSHRRAAAAWDAGMHDGFVFPVRGVGGIPMRSDEPLSSETGAAKLAGFPPAFSTEGTVTVGNSAPLGDGSVAALIGSQRQAERLAVTPLGELVGTTTVACAPQRFVLATVTAIRELLDKLELQAEEVDLWEINEAFAALVLAVLRQLPEAPHDRVNVHGGALAYGHPLGASMSRVVVDLCRHLNHRGGGFGIAATGVGVGQATAVAVRAQPET
- a CDS encoding prephenate dehydrogenase (product_source=KO:K04517; cath_funfam=1.10.3660.10,3.40.50.720; cog=COG0287; ko=KO:K04517; pfam=PF02153; superfamily=48179,51735), producing MRAVCVIGLGLIGGSVLRAAVLSGRPAWGATTSAEDAAAARAAGYEVLSSTERALERARERDALVVLATPLPAVGTVLREVNRHAPTTLLTDVVSVQEPVHDSVRESAPAARYAGGHPMAGTDRSGWEAGSAELFDGALWAVTIGGDTGLDAWREAALLALDCGARVVPASPAEHDAAVARVSHLPHLLAAVLASVGGDGGPLAESLAAGSFRDGTRVIATDPDLVRAMTEGNRAALLDALDDTLGRLGAARGALASTGSLNATLRSGHQARAGFYPAEPAEPVRTTVRLDAGHALRRLRELGESGARVVSLAEDTAVAEHRPVPATNEETTPSGE
- a CDS encoding putative tRNA adenosine deaminase-associated protein (product_source=TIGR03941; tigrfam=TIGR03941); this translates as MTLQEPVAGFAVAAVREDGRWRCDMLDGSVLTGLDAIITALRELRSSGAAIGMCNVDDEFFVLVRPVPGGVELALSDAAAALDYDVAADVLDLLRTEPPDEEDEEIWPEGNLALLSDLGLPEEELLLITEEVDLYPDEQLEMIAQRCGFGEQFTAVLERL
- a CDS encoding tRNA(adenine34) deaminase (product_source=KO:K11991; cath_funfam=3.40.140.10; cog=COG0590; ko=KO:K11991; pfam=PF14437; superfamily=53927), whose protein sequence is MIEASGDRELVRSALAVAPDATAAGDVPIGAVVAGPDGRILARAHNRREELSDPTAHAEMLVLRAAAAAYGDGWRLGGCTLAVTVEPCTMCAGALVLSRISRLVFGSWEPRTGAVGSLWDVVRDGRLNHRPEVVGGVLDRECAALLAEFFGEHRV
- a CDS encoding uncharacterized protein YjbJ (UPF0337 family) (product_source=COG3237; cath_funfam=1.10.1470.10; cog=COG3237; pfam=PF05532; superfamily=69047); amino-acid sequence: MSTFDKVKHQAQQLAGRAKEATGRATGNRDMKDAGKRDRLEGEAKESGQDMKDRAAGAAEDVKDKLRGDQSGEQRGDQGGNREGGEDRR
- a CDS encoding hypothetical protein (product_source=Hypo-rule applied; cleavage_site_network=SignalP-noTM; superfamily=54001; transmembrane_helix_parts=Inside_1_6,TMhelix_7_29,Outside_30_197), yielding MKSRNRLAVGLSAAALAMTGLAAPASATTEADPTVRQLLQQCENGNTDLCEFHPSGPPETHRGSYELVGGATNCSEGTSTRIIGWQSSRGTTTNVSMTISAGVTLGEVFEAGFETSYERQWSWSTTKSDEIRHELGPNQAVNIYAAPMRQKVTGTYELHFGDPYYGHYYWYVHDVTVDGPQDNPAWQTRVESKPANC
- a CDS encoding hypothetical protein (product_source=Hypo-rule applied; cleavage_site_network=SignalP-noTM; superfamily=49695): MARAKTGTGRLRTRTAAVALASCAMAAGLTATTAQAAQESETDEHCVLDVSTRDHTCYETLAEARQQGRRIADTTGELIGATVFEDVEYGGSSLTITVPEPCPKNDEVDFWLDLDDYWQNRISSVQAWSTCWVWLYPDSGDRAGPYKENHPDVGGYINDRTVTVGLS